In Nocardioides daphniae, the DNA window TGGGCCGTGACCGGAGCGGTGGCCAGCGCCACGGCCGAGCGGACCAGGTAGTCCTTCGCCGTGGCGCCCTCGATGGTGTGGATCTGTGGGGCGCCCGAGGCACCCTCCTCGACGAGGAGCCCGACGCGGGCCAGCTGGAGCGTCCCCAGACCGGTGGCGTAGAGCAGGTTGGCCAGGGCGCCGGGGTTGCTCACGTGGAAGTCACCGGCGTCGGCGCCGGCGACGAGCACCTTGGTGAGGATGCCCAGGCAGGAGGCCATCGCCCGCCCCAGCCGCAGGGCCGCGTCCTCACTGACCTCGTCGAGGAGCTCCGGCCCGGTGCGGCGCATCAAGGTCTGGGCACAGTCGACGAAGGCAGGGTGGGCCAGGCCGTAGTCCGCGAACGCCTCGACCAGGCGTTCGAGCCGGTCGGCCGGGGCGGCAGCGCGGTCGTCGGCCGCCGCGAGCGAGTCGTGCAGCTCGTCGAGGTAGCCCACCAGCGTCAGCGCGAAGAGCTCCTCCTTGCCGCTGAAGTGGCGGTACACGATCGCGCGGTTGATCCCGACTGCGCGCGCGATGTCCTCGACCTGGGCGTCGCCCAGCCCGCGCTCGTCAAAGACGGCACGGGTGGCGGCCAGGATCTCCTGGGTGCGCTGACGCCGTCTCGACGCGGCCGGGGTGCGGCCACCCCGCGACGGTGAGGACGAGGGACTGCTCTGCTCCATGGGGGGAGTGTAAGTCCTTGTGCAACTGCGTGTGACAGTCGGTTGTCGGTGGCGCCACGTACCGTGGCACCGTGGTGGACGACGGCATCGAGAGGACCTGGCGACCGGCATGGCCGTGCCCGGTGGGCTCGCTCCTGCGGCAGCAGCGACGAGGCCCGGGTGACCCGACCCAGCGCGCGGACGGAGCCCGCACCTGGCGGGGCGTCCGTACTCCCGAGGGGCCCGCCACGCTGTGCGTGGAGCCGTTGGCCCACGACGGCACGGTCCATGCCCGTGCCTGGGGTGCGGGCGCCGCGTGGGCGCTCGAGCAGCTCCCGGCGCTGCTGGGGGCCGAGGACGACGTGTCGTCCTTCGAGCCGCGTACGCCCCTGGTCGCCGATGCCTGGCTCCGCACCCCGCACTGGCGCCTGGGCCGGACGGGCCTGGTCCACGAGTCGTTGCTGCCGTCGATCCTCGAGCAGAAGGTGACGGGCCAGGAGGCGTTCGCCTCCTTCCGGCGTCTGGTGCGACGGTTCGGGGAGCCTGCCCCGGGTCCGGGAGCCGACGTGGGCCTGCTCGTCCAGCCAGCCGCCGAGACCGTGGCGCGCATCCCGTCATGGGAGTGGCTGCAGCTCGGCGTCGACGGCGCCCGCTCGACAGCAGCCGTACGCTGCGCCCGCGTCGCCGACTCGCTGCAGCGAGTCGTGGACCGCGACCCCGGACGTACGGACGCCGCCCTCCAGTCCGTGCCCGGGATCGGGGTCTGGACGAGTGCCGAGGTCAGGATGCGCGTGCTGGGCGACGCCGACGCCGTCTCCTACGGCGACTACCACCTGGCCACCCAGGTGGGCTGGGCCCTGGGCCACGCTGCCTTCACCGATCAGCAGATGGCCGACTACCTGGCGCCGTGGGAGCCCCAGCGCGGCCGGGTCGCCCACCTGTTGCGCGGCGTGGGCATGTCGCGGCCCCGCCGTGGACCTCGGATGGCGCCCCGGACGCACCTCCCCGTCAGGAGACGTTGACGCCCTGCAGGAGGCCTCAGAGCAGGGGGCCGAGTGGACCGAGGACGAACTCGGTGAACTTGCGGTGCCACTCGCGGGCCTCCCACTCCTCGCGGGTGAGCTCGACCGCGTTGGTGAGGTCGACCCGATAGATCTCCTCCATCGCCTCGGCGACGTTGGCGTCGATGATCTCGACGTTGATCTCGTAGTTGCCCGTGAGGCTGAGGCGGTCGATGTTCGCGGTGCCCACCGTCGTCCACCTGCCGTCGATGGTGGAGGTCTTGGCGTGCACCATCGCGCCCTGGTAGCGGAAGATCCTGATCCCGGCCTCGAGGAACTGCGCGTAGAGGCCGCGCGAGATCCAGTCGGCCACGATGTGGTTGGAGCGGTGGGGGAGCAGGATGCGCACGTCCACGCCGCGGGCGACCGCGTTGGCCAGCGCCTCCACGAAGTCCTGGTCGGGGATGAAGTACGCGTGCGTCATCCAGATGTGGTCGGCTGCGCGGTCGATCGCGTCCAGGTACATCGAGCGGATCGGGAACATCATCAGGCGCGGGTTGTTGCGCGACAGGCGGATGTGCGCCTCCCAGCCGGGAGGTGCCTCCAGGAGAAGCGGGTGCTCACTGGGGCGCAGCCGGTTGCGACGGTGGAGGTTCCAGAAGTCGGCGAACGATCGCTTGAGGTCCCACACGGCGGGGCCGGTGAGGGCGATGTGCGTGTCACGCCACTCCGTGGCGTAGGGAGCACCGATGTTGTAGCCCCCGACGAAGGCGACGGTGTCGTCGACGACGAGCACCTTGCGGTGGTCGCGCCCGTAGTGCCGGAAGTCCCAGAAACGGAAGCCGGCGTTGTAGATCGGGAAGCGCAGCACCGAGATGTTGGCGGGGAAGCGCTTGAAACGTGGAGGCACGACGAGGTTCGCGAAGGCGTCGTAGATGCAGTAGACCTGCACCCCGCGGTCGGCCGCGGAAGCCAGGGCCCGCTTGAACGCCTCGCCGATCTCGTCGGCCTTCCAGATGTAGGTCTCGAAGAAGATCTGGTGCTGGGCGCCGTCGATGGCGGCGAGCATCGCGTCGTAGAGGTCCTGGCCGTAGGTGTAGACCGTGACGGAGCCGTCCTCCACCTGGACGTCGGTGGGGGCGCTGCGTGGGAAGGGCGTCGTGCTGTTGTTGCGACGGCGGTACTTGTCGACCACCGTGAGGCCGATGGCCAGCGCGAACGGCGTGACGAAGAGCGCCACGAGGACGCGACGTACGACTCGCATGACGCGTTCGGAGGGGTGACGGCTCACGCGGCCACCCTACTTGTGGGAGACGCTCCGCACGGCGGCGGCACTCGGTGTCGCCGGGTCGAGGTCGGAGGTGTCAGCTGACCTTGAGACCGGCGAGGGTGCGCTGCAGCAGGTCGCGTCGCTCGTCGAAGCTGGAGCGCTCGGTGAGCGTACGCCGCACGGCGACGTGGCCGTCGGCCACGAGGTCGCCGACCAGCACGCGGACGACGCCGATCGGGAGCTTCATCGCGGCCGCCACCTCGGCGACGGAGCGACCGTCGCAGAGCGCCAGGGCGCGTGCGTGCTCACCGAGGACGCGGGCATGGCTCTGCGGGGTCGTGACCAGCGTGGCCTCGAAGGGAAGGTCCACACGCGGGACCGTGCGACCACGGGTCAGCGTGAACGGACGGACGAAGGCCGGGCGTGCCGGTTCGTCGGCGTGCTTGCCGAACGGGACGTCGGGGGTGGGCATGGGCCCATGATCTCCCACACCACCAAACCTTCACCAATCCTTCGGCCACGATGTGAACGGGGCCGCGTCGCGAGCACGCGGACCGGCCCCCGGGGAGGGGACCGGTCGACGTGTCGGTGCTGTGCCGGAGGGTGCAGGAGGGGGTGGTCAGCCGACGGGGATCTGGCTCGCCATCCGCTCGAGCGCGTACTCGGTGACGCGGATCAGGGCACCCTTGGCGGACTCGCGGTCGCGGGCGTCGATCCGGATCATCGGCACGTGGGCCGGGAGCGCGAGAGCCTCGCGGACCTGCTCGAGCTCGAACTGCGGGCCCTGGTCGAACTGGTTGAGGGCCACGATGAAGGGCAGGCCCTTCTCCTCGAAGTAGTCGAGGGGGGAGAACGCCTCGTCGAGGCGGTTGGTGTCCACCAGCACGATGGCGCCGATGGCGCCCAGGCACAGGTCGTCCCACATGAACCAGAAGCGCTTCTGGCCGGGGTGCCGAAGAGGTAGAGGATCAGGTCCTCACCGAGGGTGATGCGGCCGAAGTCCATGGCCACCGTGGTGGTGTGCTTCGTGGGGACCTGCGAGATGTCGTCGACGCCCTCCGACTCGTCGGTGACGAGGGCCTCGGTCCGCAGGGGTCGATCTCGGAGACGGAGCCGACCAGGGTCGTCTTGCCGACGCCGAAGCCTCCGGCAATCACGATCTTGGTGGAGGCGGCGCCACGGGAGTCAGAAGGCTCGAAGTCCACGGAGGGTCCTTTCGATCAGGTCGCGACGCTGGTCACTGGAGGAGTTGGAGGTGATGGTTGCCTGGACGGCCACGTGACCGGCCTCGATGAGGTCGGCCAGGAGCACCCGCACCACGCCGATCGGCATGGAGACGAGGGCCGAGACCTCGGCAACGGAACGGAGGTGGCACACGTCCACGACGTGGGCGATCGAGGCGTTGGGCCACGACCGACCGTGGGCGTGCTCCTGGAGGCGGAGGGTCGCCTCGACCGGCAGGTCCACCTTGGGCTTGGTGCGCCCCGCCGTGATGGTGAAGGGTCTGACGATCCGCGGTGCGGGGGCGTCGTCCCAGTCCTGGTCAGCCATGTGGTCTCACCTCACGCAGTCGGCTGGGGCACCCGCGCCTGCGCCTGGACCATGCGGCCCACGCGCTCGACGAGGAGCGCCATCTCGTAGCCGACCTGGCCGATGTCGGCGGAGTCCTGGGTCAGGACGGCGAGGTTGGAGCCGTCGCCGACCGCCATGAGGAGCAGGTAGCCCAGCTCCATCTCGATGACCGTCTGGAGCACCGGTCCACCCTCGAAGAGGCGGGAGGCACCCACGGCCAGCGAGGCGAGGCCGGAGGAGACCGCCGCGACCTGCTCGGCACGGTCGGCCGGGAGGCGGTCGCTCGCGGCCATGAGCAGGCCGTCCGCGGACACCAGCACGGCGTGGGCGGTGCCGGGGACCTCCTGGATGAACTTGGTGACGATCCAGTTCAGTCCGGTGTCCTGGGCGGATGCGCTTTCGTTGGTCATGCCGGACCTTCCTTCTGGGTGTTGGTGGTGGTGGCTGATGCGGAGCGTCCGCGGGAGACGCCCGCCGCGTGGGCCGCGAGGCGCTTGCGGATGGCCTCCGGGTCGCGCGCGGGAGCGGTACGCGTCGGGGCGACGCTTCCGGGGACCAGACGTCGGCCGGGCTGACGCTGGGGGAGGCCGGAGGTGGCGGTGGGAACCGCCTCCGACTCGTTGGCGCGGTGGGCGGCCTGCCAGCCGGCGTCGGCGCTGGTGCCCCACGACGTCTGCGGACCGTTGCCCAGCCAGCCCGAGGCCGGGGCCTGGGTGGCGGGCGGGACGATGCCGTTGGTTCCGGGGGTACGCGTGGGAAGGGCGCCGTTGGTGCCGTTCGCTGCAGCCGGCTCGGCGGCGGGAGCCTCGGGCTCGGACGCCTCGTCGACGACGAGCTCGGCGGACTCCGCGGGCAGCGCCTGCGGAGCGGACGCCGCCTGAGTCTCGGTCTGCGTCTCGGCGTGCACCTCCGGCTGGCTGGCCTCGACGACCGGGGCGGCCTTCGGGGCGTCCAGACCGAGCGGGTCCTCGGGCGAGATCGCCGGGGCGGCCGGAGCGACGGCGGCGGGCGCCTCGTCCTGCGTCGGGGTCTTCTCCTCCGCGACCGGGTCGGCGTGCTTGCCAGCAGCGGCCGCACGGGCGGCACGGGCCTCGCGCAGGGAGAACATGCCCAGGGCCCCGCTCTCGGCCTTGCCGCCGCTCGCACCGTCGTCACCGGCGGTCCGGGCGAACATGCTCACGTTCGGGTCCGGCTCGGGGGCCACCTCGGGGGCCGGGGCCGGGGCCTCGACCAGGGCGACGGGCTCGGGTACGACCTCCTCGACCGGAGCCGGCTCCTCGACTGCCTCAGGGGCTTCGGCGGCACCGCCGAAGAGGCTTCCGCCTGCCGGGGCGACCGCTGCCTGACGGCCGGGCACGGTGGCGCCGGGGCGGCGCTTCGGCAGACCGGTCACGGCGCTGATTGCCGCGTTGATCTGCTCGACCTGACGGTCCTCCTCGGGCTCCACCACGACCTCGGGTGCCACGATCTCGGGTGCCTTGGCGACAGGAGCCGGGGTGGGCTCGGGTGCGCTCGGCGTACGCTGCGGCAGCGGGTCGGTCAGGGGGTCGCCCAACGGAGCGGGGAGCGGGTCGTTGAGCGGGTCGGGCGTGGAGGCCTTCGCCGCGGGGGCGGCGGGCTCCTCGAGGACGGGCTCGACGACCGGCTCGATGACGGGGGCGACGGTCGGGGTGATCACCGGTGCGGAGGCCTGTGCCGGCACGTCGATCGTCGACGGCACGTCGATCGGCGGGGGTGCCGTCACTACGGTCTCCGGCTTGGAGCCGCCGACCAGGAGCGAGTCCGGGATGCCGACCGTGGCGGTCACGCCGCCGCGTCCGTTCTTGCTGAGCTTCACGTCGAGATCGTGGCGGTGGGCCAGGCGGCTGACCACGAAGAGACCCATGCGGCGTGCGGCGTCAGGGGTGATGCCGACGTCTGAGCGCAACATGCCGTTGAGCTGCTGCAGGACGTCCTCGGGCAGTCCGAGACCACCGTCGGAGACGGAGATGACGGTCTGGCCCACGGCGCTCGTCGTGCTGACGTGCACCGGCTCGGTGGGCGGCGAGAACGACAGCGCGTTGTCGATGAGCTCGGTCAGCAGGTGGACCACGTCGTTGGCGACGGCTCCGACGAGCTGCTCGCTCGAGGCGCCGCGCATCTCCACCCGCTGGTATTCCTGCACACCGGCGGTGGCGGCCTGGAGCGCGTCGTTGAGCGACAGGCTATGGGCGTCGCGCTGGCGCACGGGGGCGTCGGAGAGGATCACGAGGCTCTCCGCGGTGCGGCGCTGGCGGGCGGCCAGGTGGTCGAGGCGGAAGAGGCTTTCCAGGCGGCGGGGGTCCTGCTCGTCGCGCTCCAGCTCCTCGATGAGGCCGAGCTGCTGGTTGATCAGCGAGGTGTTGCGGCGCGAGAGCGTCACGAACATCTCACCGACCTGCGTACGCAGCTGGGCCTCGCCCTGGGCCAGGTCGACCGCGGTCTGGTGGAGCTCGTCCACCGCGCGGGCCAGCTGACCCATCTCCTCGTTGGTGTGCACGGGGATCCGGTCGATCGCGCCCGGGTCGCCGCCGGCGCGGATCGTGGCCACGGCCTGCGGCAGCTTGGTGCTCGCGACCTCGCGGGCGCTGTCACGCACCGTGAGCACGGGGCGCGTCATCAGGCGCGCGATGATCCAGGCCAGCAGGAGGGTGGCGAGCAGCGAGGCCGCCAGGATGACGATGTTGAGCACGGCCTGGGAGCCGGCCTCGGCGGCGTTCTCGTCGAGCGCCTCCTCCGACTCGGTCAGCACCTGCTCGGACAGGCTGTCGTAGACCTCGAGGGCCTCCTCGTAGGCCAGCTCGCCGGTGCCCTTCTCGACCGTGTCGAAGCGGGAGGCGTTGAGCGAGCGGAGGTCGAGCACGTCGGGGGCGTCGTTGCGGGCGCGGGCCAGCTGCGAGATCGCGGCGTCCTCGACGCCGAGCGCGGAGAAGACGTCGGACGAGTTGGTGATGCGGTTGCCCTGGTAGGCGACCTGGAGCTGCTGCATGGTGAAGGCCAGACGACCCTCCATCACGTAGCCGATCTGCTGGAGCACCGGCTCCGGGGCGTTCTGTCCGTTGACGATGGACTGGTAGAAGTCGCTCACGCCGTTGTGGAGCTGGCGGACCTGCGACAGCGACTGCAGCAGCGTCACGTAGGCACGGCCGTCGCGGAGCTGGTCGCTCAACGCCACCAGGCCCTCGAGCTGCGCCTTCTGGTTCTGGGTGAGGGCCTCGTCGTCGATCTGCGCCTCGAGCTTCTCTGCGGCCTGACGGACCTTCTCCACGGCCTCGGTGCGGGCGGGGGAGTTCGACGCGGACTCGGAGCGCGCGACCACGGTCGCCGACTCGGCGGCGTACAGGTAGTCGATCGTCGGGCCGAGCACGCGGATCTGGCCCGCGGTGGCTCGGTACTCCTCGGCGACGATCCAGGCCTCCACCGACTTGTCGACCGCGAACCACGAGGCGGCCACCATGGGGAAGGCGAGCGCCAGGGCGATCTTGTTGCGCAGCTTCCACCCGGAGACGCGCCAACCGGCACGCGACTTCACGTCCTCCACGTCGGAGGTTTCCGACGAGGACGACGACACGCCGTTCTTGTTCGTTGCCATGAGCTCCCCGGTTGGTGCGTCTGGTGGTTCGTCCGTGGACGGGTGGACCGCGGATCGGGCCCGGACGACAACATAAGGACGAAACCGCGCCCGTGTTCGTGGAATGGCAGGACTCGTGTGACGAAAGTTGCTGGTTGGGGCGGGGTGCATCGGGTCCCCGCGCCCGCGCCCGCGTGCGGGAGCCTGGGACGAGCGTGTTGTCGGACCCTCCGCGTACGCTCGAACCATGCGGCCAGTGAGCGACCTGGAGCGCCGGGTGGCGCCCTTCACCGTCAAGTCCGACTACCAGCCGTCGGGCGACCAACCGACGGCGATCAAGGAGATCTCCGAGCGCATCCGTGCGGGGGAGAAGGACGTCGTCCTTCTCGGCGCCACCGGTACCGGCAAGACCGCGACGGTGGCCTGGGTGACCGAGCAGCTGCAGCGTCCGGTGCTGGTGCTCCAGCCCAACAAGACGCTCGCCGCCCAGTTCGCCAACGAGCTGCGTCAGCTCTTCCCCGACAACGCGGTCGAGTACTTCGTCTCGTACTACGACTACTACCAGCCCGAGGCGTACGTCCCGCAGACCGACACCTACATCGAGAAGGACTCCTCCATCAACGAGGAGGTGGAGCGGCTGCGCCACTCCGCGACCAACTCGTTGCTGACCCGGCGTGACGTCATCGTGGTCTCGACGGTGTCGTGCATCTACGGCCTGGGCACCCCGCAGGAGTACGTCGACCGGATGGTGCGCCTCAAGCGCGGCGAGGAGCGCGACCGCGACAAGCTGCTCCGCCAGCTCGTCGACAACCAGTACACCCGCAACGACCTGAGCTTCACGCGTGGCACGTTCCGGGTCCGCGGCGACACGGTCGAGGTCTTCCCGGTCTACGAGGAGATGGCGATCCGGATCGAGTTCTTCGGTGACGAGGTGGAGCGGCTGATGACCCTCCACCCGGTGACCGGCGAGGTGCTCACCGAGGACGACGAGATCCACGTGTTCCCGGCGACCCACTACGTCGCGGGCCCCGAGCGCATGGAGCGGGCGATCAAGGGCATCGAGGCCGAGCTGGTCGAGCAGCTCGCCACCTTCGAGCGGCAGGGCAAGCTGCTGGAGGCGCAGCGACTGCGCATGCGCACCACGTACGACGTCGAGATGATGCGCCAGGTCGGCTCCTGCTCCGGCATCGAGAACTACTCGATGCACATGGACGGCCGCAACCGGAGCGCGCCCAACACCCTGCTCGATTACTTCCCCGAGGACTTCGTCCTGGTCATCGACGAGTCCCACGTGGCCGTGCCGCAGATCGGCGGCATGTACGAGGGCGACATGTCGCGCAAGCGCAACCTGGTGGAGCACGGCTTCCGGCTGCCGTCGGCGATGGACAACCGCCCGCTGCGCTGGGAGGAGTTCCTCGACCGGATCGGGCAGACGATCTACCTCTCGGCGACGCCGGGCGACTACGAGCTCGACCGCGTCGGCGGACCGCAGAACGCGGTGCAGCAGATCATCCGTCCGACCGGCCTGGTCGACCCGGAGGTGATCGTCAAGCCGACGAAGGGTCAGATCGACGACCTGATCCACGAGATCCGGGAGCGCGTGGAGAAGGACGAGCGCGTCCTGGTGACCACCCTGACCAAGAAGATGTCCGAGGACCTCACCGACTACCTGCTCGAGGCCGGCATCCGCACCCGCTACCTGCACTCCGAGGTCGACACCCTCAAGCGCATCGAGCTGCTCCGTGACCTCCGCCTGGGGGAGTACGACGTGCTCGTCGGCATCAACCTGCTGCGCGAGGGCCTGGACCTCCCCGAGGTGTCGCTTGTCGCCATCCTCGATGCCGACAAGGAGGGCTTCCTGCGCTCCGACAAGTCCCTCATCCAGACGATCGGACGTGCGGCCCGCAACGTCTCCGGCCAGGTCCACATGTATGCGGACCGGATCACCCGGTCGATGGAGGCGGCGATCGACGAGACCAACCGCCGTCGCGCCATCCAGGTCGCCTACAACGCCGAGCACGGGATCGACCCGCAGCCGCTGCGCAAGAAGATCGCCGACATCACCGAGATGCTCGCCCGCGAGGACGAGACGACCCAGGAGCTGTTGCAGACCTGGGCCGACGTGGGTCAGAAGGGCCGCGCCGGCGGCGTGAAGCCCAAGGGCTCGCCGACGCCGATGCTCTCAAGCTGCACAAGGACCTGCCCGACACGGCCGGCATCCCCAGCTCCGACCTGGCCGAACTCATCCAGCAGCTCACCGACCAGATGA includes these proteins:
- a CDS encoding ATP-binding protein gives rise to the protein MATNKNGVSSSSSETSDVEDVKSRAGWRVSGWKLRNKIALALAFPMVAASWFAVDKSVEAWIVAEEYRATAGQIRVLGPTIDYLYAAESATVVARSESASNSPARTEAVEKVRQAAEKLEAQIDDEALTQNQKAQLEGLVALSDQLRDGRAYVTLLQSLSQVRQLHNGVSDFYQSIVNGQNAPEPVLQQIGYVMEGRLAFTMQQLQVAYQGNRITNSSDVFSALGVEDAAISQLARARNDAPDVLDLRSLNASRFDTVEKGTGELAYEEALEVYDSLSEQVLTESEEALDENAAEAGSQAVLNIVILAASLLATLLLAWIIARLMTRPVLTVRDSAREVASTKLPQAVATIRAGGDPGAIDRIPVHTNEEMGQLARAVDELHQTAVDLAQGEAQLRTQVGEMFVTLSRRNTSLINQQLGLIEELERDEQDPRRLESLFRLDHLAARQRRTAESLVILSDAPVRQRDAHSLSLNDALQAATAGVQEYQRVEMRGASSEQLVGAVANDVVHLLTELIDNALSFSPPTEPVHVSTTSAVGQTVISVSDGGLGLPEDVLQQLNGMLRSDVGITPDAARRMGLFVVSRLAHRHDLDVKLSKNGRGGVTATVGIPDSLLVGGSKPETVVTAPPPIDVPSTIDVPAQASAPVITPTVAPVIEPVVEPVLEEPAAPAAKASTPDPLNDPLPAPLGDPLTDPLPQRTPSAPEPTPAPVAKAPEIVAPEVVVEPEEDRQVEQINAAISAVTGLPKRRPGATVPGRQAAVAPAGGSLFGGAAEAPEAVEEPAPVEEVVPEPVALVEAPAPAPEVAPEPDPNVSMFARTAGDDGASGGKAESGALGMFSLREARAARAAAAGKHADPVAEEKTPTQDEAPAAVAPAAPAISPEDPLGLDAPKAAPVVEASQPEVHAETQTETQAASAPQALPAESAELVVDEASEPEAPAAEPAAANGTNGALPTRTPGTNGIVPPATQAPASGWLGNGPQTSWGTSADAGWQAAHRANESEAVPTATSGLPQRQPGRRLVPGSVAPTRTAPARDPEAIRKRLAAHAAGVSRGRSASATTTNTQKEGPA
- a CDS encoding DNA-3-methyladenine glycosylase family protein — its product is MVDDGIERTWRPAWPCPVGSLLRQQRRGPGDPTQRADGARTWRGVRTPEGPATLCVEPLAHDGTVHARAWGAGAAWALEQLPALLGAEDDVSSFEPRTPLVADAWLRTPHWRLGRTGLVHESLLPSILEQKVTGQEAFASFRRLVRRFGEPAPGPGADVGLLVQPAAETVARIPSWEWLQLGVDGARSTAAVRCARVADSLQRVVDRDPGRTDAALQSVPGIGVWTSAEVRMRVLGDADAVSYGDYHLATQVGWALGHAAFTDQQMADYLAPWEPQRGRVAHLLRGVGMSRPRRGPRMAPRTHLPVRRR
- a CDS encoding TetR/AcrR family transcriptional regulator, with amino-acid sequence MEQSSPSSSPSRGGRTPAASRRRQRTQEILAATRAVFDERGLGDAQVEDIARAVGINRAIVYRHFSGKEELFALTLVGYLDELHDSLAAADDRAAAPADRLERLVEAFADYGLAHPAFVDCAQTLMRRTGPELLDEVSEDAALRLGRAMASCLGILTKVLVAGADAGDFHVSNPGALANLLYATGLGTLQLARVGLLVEEGASGAPQIHTIEGATAKDYLVRSAVALATAPVTAQLKG
- a CDS encoding phospholipase D-like domain-containing protein translates to MSRHPSERVMRVVRRVLVALFVTPFALAIGLTVVDKYRRRNNSTTPFPRSAPTDVQVEDGSVTVYTYGQDLYDAMLAAIDGAQHQIFFETYIWKADEIGEAFKRALASAADRGVQVYCIYDAFANLVVPPRFKRFPANISVLRFPIYNAGFRFWDFRHYGRDHRKVLVVDDTVAFVGGYNIGAPYATEWRDTHIALTGPAVWDLKRSFADFWNLHRRNRLRPSEHPLLLEAPPGWEAHIRLSRNNPRLMMFPIRSMYLDAIDRAADHIWMTHAYFIPDQDFVEALANAVARGVDVRILLPHRSNHIVADWISRGLYAQFLEAGIRIFRYQGAMVHAKTSTIDGRWTTVGTANIDRLSLTGNYEINVEIIDANVAEAMEEIYRVDLTNAVELTREEWEAREWHRKFTEFVLGPLGPLL
- a CDS encoding DUF742 domain-containing protein; the encoded protein is MADQDWDDAPAPRIVRPFTITAGRTKPKVDLPVEATLRLQEHAHGRSWPNASIAHVVDVCHLRSVAEVSALVSMPIGVVRVLLADLIEAGHVAVQATITSNSSSDQRRDLIERTLRGLRAF
- a CDS encoding DUF742 domain-containing protein codes for the protein MPTPDVPFGKHADEPARPAFVRPFTLTRGRTVPRVDLPFEATLVTTPQSHARVLGEHARALALCDGRSVAEVAAAMKLPIGVVRVLVGDLVADGHVAVRRTLTERSSFDERRDLLQRTLAGLKVS
- a CDS encoding roadblock/LC7 domain-containing protein, which produces MTNESASAQDTGLNWIVTKFIQEVPGTAHAVLVSADGLLMAASDRLPADRAEQVAAVSSGLASLAVGASRLFEGGPVLQTVIEMELGYLLLMAVGDGSNLAVLTQDSADIGQVGYEMALLVERVGRMVQAQARVPQPTA